The proteins below come from a single Diceros bicornis minor isolate mBicDic1 chromosome 3, mDicBic1.mat.cur, whole genome shotgun sequence genomic window:
- the TFPI2 gene encoding tissue factor pathway inhibitor 2: MDAAHSLGLLLLPLLLMGTVLGDAAQVPPGNNAICLLPPDEGPCRARIPSYYYDRYTQSCRQFMYGGCEGNANNFETWAACDEACWRIEKVPKICRLEVSEGQCGEPRKQYFFNLSSMTCEKFISGGCHSNENRFPDEATCMGFCAPKKSPSFCYSPKDEGLCSANVTRYYFNPRHKACEVFAYTGCGGNNNNFVNMKDCRHVCAKALKKKKNRKMPKLFLANRSLKLRRKQF, encoded by the exons ATGGACGCTGCTCACTCCCTCGGGCTGTTGCTTCTGCCGCTGCTCCTGATGGGGACTGTGCTGGGAGATGCTGCTCAGGTGCCGCCAG GAAACAACGCAATCTGCCTGCTGCCCCCGGACGAAGGGCCCTGCCGAGCCCGGATCCCCAGTTACTACTACGACAGGTACACGCAGAGCTGCCGCCAGTTCATGTACGGGGGCTGCGAGGGCAACGCCAACAATTTCGAAACTTGGGCTGCCTGCGATGAAGCTTGCTGGAGGATAGAGA AAGTTCCCAAAATTTGCCGATTGGAAGTCAGTGAGGGGCAGTGTGGGGAGCCCAGAAAACAGTATTTCTTCAATCTAAGTTCCATGACATGTGAAAAATTCATATCTGGCGGGTGTCACAGCAATGAGAACCGGTTCCCAGATGAAGCTACTTGTATGGGCTTCTGTGCACCAAAGAAAA GTCCATCATTTTGCTACAGTCCAAAAGATGAGGGACTATGTTCTGCTAACGTGACTCGCTATTATTTTAATCCAAGACACAAAGCCTGTGAGGTCTTCGCCTATACTGGCTGTGGAGGGAATAACAACAACTTTGTTAACATGAAGGACTGCAGACACGTTTGCGCAAAAG ccttgaagaagaaaaagaataggaagATGCCAAAACTTTTCCTTGCCAATAGAAGCCTGAAACTTCGGAGGAagcaattttaa